Within the Chryseobacterium geocarposphaerae genome, the region TATAAAACTTCGGCCCAGTTGAGTTTTTGCTGAGAATAAGTTTTAGATATAAAGAATAAAAGAAAAAAGAGAATTATTTTTTTCAATCTGTTTCAGTTTACTTTATTCTCTAACTAAAGGCATCGTAGAGCATCTCAGCAAACCTCCCATTTTAGAAATTTCTCGATAAGGAATCTCTTCAACGGCCATTCCCCATTCATTTCTAAGATGATTATTCATTCTTGTAAATGCTTTGTCTGAAACAACAATTTCCGGTGAGATGGAAAAAATATTCGGAAACATTTCAAACATTTCTTCCGCCGTAACATGGAAACAGTTTTCTTCGCCAAAAATGTCGATGATTAAATTATAATCACTTTCGTCCACGAAACCGTCTTTGTAAATAATACACTTATCTTTCCCAACAGGATTGAAAGTACAATCCAGATGTAAGATCCCTTCATACGGGACTTTATCATTCTTTTTTAGCTCAAGATCGATAATTCTTTTTTTAGGAAAATATTCCTTAAGGATTTCAATAGCATATTCGTTGGTTCTGGCTGTTTTATAGCTTCTGTAATCTTCACTGAAACACGTTCCTATAAAAAGGAAGTCATCCCAGACAATAACATCGCCTCCTTCGATATGAGCAGTTTCCGGAAGATTGATAATTTTTCTCCAGGCTACTTTTTCAAAAACTTTTTTATAAGCTCCCTGCTCATCTGCTCTGTCTGCGATTACGTTTGAAATGATCATTTTATCATCAATCACAAACGCCACATCTCTGGCAAAAACCTGATTATAATCTTTTATAATTTCCGGGCGCAAAACCTCTACATCATATTTTTTCAGCACCGCTTCAAAAGCATTCATTTCATTAATAATGTCAGCTTCCTTCGGATACATATTATGTTCTATCGTGTAATAAGATTTAGCATCATAGCTTTCTTCCAGCGTAGGAACAGCTCCCATTGAATTGGGTTGCCCTAAAACCACAGATTTCAGCCTCCCCGTTTCATTTTTTATATTTAGTTTCATAAAGATTTATGCAATGCTACAAATATAAGTAAAGGTCTCTATTTGGGAAACTTTTGTACGGTTTTTAGGCTGGTAATTAAGTATTATTCTGCAAAATCTTCTTATTGCAGGTTTTTACTTAAGTTCATCGCCAGACTAAATCATTTATTTGCTTGAATACTGCGTTTATTTAGATAATTTTATTAACAATATATTGTTTGTTAATTATTTAACATTAAAATTTAATTAATTGCAGATCACATATCAGTAACATAATTTTTTTTAAATTAAACATAAGCGATTAACAGTCAAATACCCAAAAATCCTGAAGACAAAAAATCCGTACCGAAAAACGCACAAAAATTAGGTTGAGATACTTACAGGAAACTGTTATATCTCGACATGTGACAAATGTGTATGTCCATATAAAAAACGAAAACCTGCTTTTCAAGCAGGTTTTCTTATCTCGCCCTGTTTTCTTCTTCCGTCTTCTGGGTTTCTTTGACCTGATATTTTGAACTTCCCATGTTATAACTGAGTGAAAATACCAGCCTGCTGCTGTCCCACCAGTGTGTAAAACGGTTATCCATGATCTGTTTATGCCGGAATTCCAATCGCTGATCATAAGAATCAAACAGATTATTAATCCCGATTTTTGTGTTGAGTTTATTATCAAACCATGCCTTTTGTACTGATACATCTACAGTATACCGTGGCTTAATAATATAGAGACTGTTTCCTGTTTTAGATTCATAAGCACCAAATACATTTACAGTAAATCCTTTTGGAAGTGAAAATACCTGATTAACTCTAACTTCGTAATTATAAATGTTCAATGCAAAAACCTCATCCAGATAAGGTCTGAATTCGTAATTATAATATCCGGAAATCTGACTGGTGATATTCCACCATTTTGTAATTCTGACAGGAAAGCTTGTTTCCAGCACAGCAAAGTTCCGGTAGGGAAGATTCGTTCCTAAATATTCCAATACATTTGTTTCCGGATTGTACAGGGGATACCGTGTCATCACATCTTTTTCTTTTCCGGCTGTAAAGCTTGTGATCCAGTTTTTATACCGATACGTTGCTTTAATCTGACTGGTAAAGGAAGGCAACAGGTATGGATTCCCTATCCAGTAATTTAACGGGCTGAAATAAAATCTGAACGGATTAAGCTGCGAAAATGCCGGCCTCGTTATTTTTCTACTATAGGAAAGAGAAAATTCACTGGATTTATTAAAAGTATAGCTAGCGCTTAAAGACGGCAGCCACTTCAGATAGTTTCTGGAAACCACAGAGTCCACAGTAATGGCATTGGAAATACTGTTAGTGTTCTCGAATCTTAATCCTGCATTGATCTGAAAGTCTCCTATCTTTTGCCTGTATGCAAGATAACCTGCCCAGATCTTTTCTTTATACGAAAATACATTGCTTCTCGAAGGATCAAAAACGAACTGATTGGCAACAGATAATGTATCATACCTGATATTGTTATTCGTATCTGAATGGCTGTATTTAAGCCCTGCTTCAATATCGGTCTCTTTTATCTTCTGAGATGCATCTATCTGTGCTGTATAAATGCCGATTTTGTTCACCAGATCAGATTTCCAGTATGATAAAACCTCAGTATTAGTCCGGTCTCTATTGATAAAATCATCATTCTGT harbors:
- a CDS encoding dimethylarginine dimethylaminohydrolase family protein gives rise to the protein MKLNIKNETGRLKSVVLGQPNSMGAVPTLEESYDAKSYYTIEHNMYPKEADIINEMNAFEAVLKKYDVEVLRPEIIKDYNQVFARDVAFVIDDKMIISNVIADRADEQGAYKKVFEKVAWRKIINLPETAHIEGGDVIVWDDFLFIGTCFSEDYRSYKTARTNEYAIEILKEYFPKKRIIDLELKKNDKVPYEGILHLDCTFNPVGKDKCIIYKDGFVDESDYNLIIDIFGEENCFHVTAEEMFEMFPNIFSISPEIVVSDKAFTRMNNHLRNEWGMAVEEIPYREISKMGGLLRCSTMPLVRE
- a CDS encoding TonB-dependent receptor domain-containing protein, whose translation is MIFKLWFLLLLLFLSIFGKAQEAVKGKTADSLAEAKTSTTNISEVIIQSAPRKMKLNEGNLVLSVAGNKDFKTSTHLLDVLRKTPGVTVDQEDGIFIGGRITPAVFIDGKPVVMSNQELQAYLRSLSPEMVESVEVNTNPSSKYDAEFKGIIDIKLKKNVSLGLKASYNGNIYVNKFNYRENAFNISYHTGRVTYNLQTGYNEGISTYRYHALQRLTNTNIMRTQTYQEDAGKVYNFQAGADFKLNDKNRLGINLRGNFRNNDRIRNGSLYTTDKTETQLVLNTASENPTDYSQDNYGMTADYSFQNKGFKLAFLGNYLSVKNKQNDDFINRDRTNTEVLSYWKSDLVNKIGIYTAQIDASQKIKETDIEAGLKYSHSDTNNNIRYDTLSVANQFVFDPSRSNVFSYKEKIWAGYLAYRQKIGDFQINAGLRFENTNSISNAITVDSVVSRNYLKWLPSLSASYTFNKSSEFSLSYSRKITRPAFSQLNPFRFYFSPLNYWIGNPYLLPSFTSQIKATYRYKNWITSFTAGKEKDVMTRYPLYNPETNVLEYLGTNLPYRNFAVLETSFPVRITKWWNITSQISGYYNYEFRPYLDEVFALNIYNYEVRVNQVFSLPKGFTVNVFGAYESKTGNSLYIIKPRYTVDVSVQKAWFDNKLNTKIGINNLFDSYDQRLEFRHKQIMDNRFTHWWDSSRLVFSLSYNMGSSKYQVKETQKTEEENRAR